The Salvelinus namaycush isolate Seneca chromosome 5, SaNama_1.0, whole genome shotgun sequence genome segment CGGGACAatagacacaccggtctctacattgcagatgagctgaaggcagtcaatgaccttggaccacagaaggtatttgcactggtgacagacaatgctgtgaacacgaaggctgcttggtctaaagtggaggagtcctaacctcacatcacacccattggttgtgctgctcatgcattgaatcttcTCCTCaatgacatcatggcactgaaaacaccAGATAcgctctacaagagagccaaggaaatggttaggtatgttaAGGGTCAAGTTATAGCAgaaatctacctcaccaagcaaagtgataagaataagagcaccacattgaagctacccagcaacacccgttggggtggtgttggcatcatgtttgacagtctcctggaggggaatgagtctctccaagaaatggccatatcacagcctgccgatatggacagtgccatcaagaggatcctgctggatgatgtattttgggagagggTGGTAACAGCTTGAAACCTATAGCAGaagccattgcacagattgagggagacaatgccaccctgtctgatgttcagactctgctcgCAGATttaagagaagaaatccatactgccctgcccCCTTCattgttgctccaagcagaggaaattgcagttctgaaatacatcaaaaagcgtgaagacttctgcctgaagcccatactcgcctcagcgtacatgttggaccccaagtgtgctggcaagagcatcctgtctggtgcagagatcaacaaggcctatggtgtcatcactaccatcTCTCGCCACCTTGGcttggatgagggcaaggttcttggcagtctggcgaagtacacttccaagcaagagctttgggatggagatgcaatatggcagtcgtgctaacatatctcatcagccacctggtggaagggactttgtggatctgaggctctttccctgttgcctccatcatgcTCCatatcccaccaacatcagccgcctcagagcgcaactggtccttgtttgggaacacacacaccaaagcacgcaacaggctgaccaatacaagggttgaaaaattggtggccatccaggcaaatctgaggctttttgagcctgacaacgagctatcctcaacaaggttggaaagtgacagtgaagatgaggcctcagagtctgatgttcaagaggtgaaCATTGATGAGGTCCGGGGaaaagacatggaagcctgagaggaagacaaccaaagatTTTGTTTCTAGAATATCATTTTACAAATGtaagatgtatgttgaaaacatttttggttgcaatggatcattggggatcattcaatattccttttcttttgttgttcagtgaactCAATTAAAAGTTCAATTCATAACTAAatcattttttacatttctattggaagcatttaataatttgcaattatgtctacttatgattaGGTAAAAGGtatatgtttctgtctccatatatgGAAAAtatactactgttcaaaagtttggggtcacttagaaatgtccttgttttttaaaagaaaagcaatttttttgtccattaaaataacattaaattgatcagaaatacagtgtaaacattgttaatgttgtaaatgactattgtagctggaaatgttgtaaatgaccattgtagctggaaatagatgatttttaatggaatatctacataggtgtactgAGGCCAATTGTCAGCttcagtgaagaggcgactcggggatgctggccttgtaggcggagttcctctgtccagtgtctgttcttttgcccatcttaatcttttctttttattggccagtctgagatatggatttttatttgcaactctgcctagaaggccagcatcaacaaggacatttctgtgaccccaaactttggaacggtagtgtatatcccaatgcaaaaaacatctacatttaaatggtattaatattaatttctgTTAATTCCGACAAAGTTTCCGCCTCTGAATATTCCCTaaaaaatgtgcaaccctagtggtgactatttaaacagtctgatggcctagaGAAAGCAGCTATTTtacagtctctcagtcccagctttaaTTCACCTGTACGGTCTCTGCCTTTAAATGCTAAATAACAAATGTTTTCAAGTGCAACTTTAGCaatgatggttttgggaaacagctctgagatttaatgatgctcctacgaaggttctaacAATGAACTTAGCCTTCAGTTTCCCAAAATAAACTTGCCCTGGTTGGTACCGTAGGATCAGCTGACCCTCCCTAAATCACAACCTTAGCCTAAAGTCTAGGTCTAGGGGCAAATTAACCCTACTGCAGTTCTTACCTGGAACTGCCTCAAGTCCCAAACTTTCAGAAGTCCGTCGTCCCCGCCGGACAGGAGGAATGGTTCAGTCCTGTTCCAACTGATGACGTTGACGTCTGAGGAGTGTGCCTCCTTGGCACAGAGCATGGAGTTGGGCGGGGCTCTGGTGTCCCAGACCCGGATGGACTGATCCACAGAGCAGGAGGCAAAAACCTTGGGGGTAGGattaaagagagggaggaggaagaaaagagggaggagggagaaaaagaggacaATGAGACAGAAAGTTGCAGTTTTAGCTATAATTCTGCAACTGACCTCATTTCATGTCTGCTTCTTCTGACATTAAAAAAGTTTCTTTACATCTATTGATATTGTCACTCAGCCTAACATCCCACTGCTTCTTCCATCATACCGTGGCTTCTGTGGGTGACCACTGCAGGTCCTCCACGGACTTGGTGTGAGAACTGAAAGGCCGTTGGTCGATCTGCCAGGAAGTCCCTCCCTCCCGTGGTTCCCACACGTGGATGTTCTTTTTGCAGTCGCCACTGACCAGCCGACCTTTTAGACAAAACATACTAATAAATAAGCTTATTATTCTACTCATGTATCCTgtacaaaaaaaatctaatttatcgTCAAGGTAATTAGATTGAGCCAGTCATTCTCATTAATTTGGGATGGAAGCCAACATAGTAGACGTCCCCTTATACATAGAACAGTATCTACACAGCGGATGGTGAGGAATATGCACTCTGCTTTAGACGTACCAAAACATCAGACGTGGCAATGGACCGACTCACCGGGTACTTTGGGCGACCAATCAATGGCAAAGCCCTCAGTCATGTGACCTGAGAAACTGAAGAGGGGCGTGGCTTCCTTCTGCTGTTTGACAAAGGTTGACATGGCAGCTGAACTGTGGACGGCTTCCATCTGGGATCGGAGGTCAAATATCTCCACCTGACCTTTCTCTGACCAGACAGCAGCCAATGACTGATCTCCACGATGGGTCACCTGGTGGGAAAACAGACAACGTTAATGTTGAGCCTTTCAAACCACTGCTGCCTCACATCACACACAGTCCAATCAGGGTGCATGTACAGAAGAACAAACTGAGGGTGCAAGAGATATTCAGatactctcagacaatgagaacaGTTAAACTCACTCGGACTCTGTTGATCCCACCGTAGTGAGGCATCATGGCCAACTCCATCTGTGGCTTcttatcttcatcatcatcattctcTTCATCACTCTCTCCATCACTGCTCTCGTCCCCCTCCTTCACTTTCTCTGTAGTACCATGGAGGTTGTGCATGCGTATGAGAAGCAGTCTTAGAGGAAGGAGGAGAAAAGGTATGGTAGGATAAGTCAATGAGGCCTGGGCAATGAAGGACTACCAATAGCGGGGTGTGCAAAAAGTATATTCAATGTGAGTATTTGGGGATCCCTTCACATCAGCCTCACAATAGGAAGGCAGTCTGAGGGTATGCTGAGTGTCATTGTTATGGATCGGTGGGTGTGACAGTTACCTGTTGCTGAGGGCAGCGTCAGCCTGTGTGCCTGCACAGAGCAGCATAGAGAGGGGATACTGTTCCCTGCCGTCTCCATTCGCATCTCTCAACACGTCGAGGCTCAGGCAAGGAGCACTTGGGGCGGGGGGTATATGGTGACAAAGCAAAACAATCAGCAAGTGCCCATCTAGATCAATCTTTGGTGAATTACAAACTAATGctataacgttagctaacaagctATCCAATACATTTGAAATAACAGTTCGTGACATTGCAAGTTCAAAACATTCAAATTAATTTGTTTGATGGGCAATAAAATAACTATATTAGCTAGTTAACTGTTGGACCAACCTGTCTGACACTCGTGGTACATGCGGTAAGCCGACCGGTCCATCTCGAGCTCCTCTCCGGGTTGGAGAGGCTGTTTTCCGGGGACATAAACTTGAGTTTCCTGTTCTCCATCCTTTCCCTCTTCTTCCATTTCGTCTTCGTCGCTGCCACCCCCTTCCATttcttccatctctccatcttcGTTCGGAAGCGTGTCTTCTCCGGGCGTCGACATTTTGAGGGGCCAGGCTTTGCTTACTTCCGGTGGATTGATCACGTGGTTTGTCTCTCGTTCGCTCTGTCTCGCTCATTTACGATAATTCAGCTGATGTGGCCCCTCTATTCCTGACCTCTTTTGGCAGATAGTCTGGAATTTTGCCTGACCCTTGCTACTGCCAGTAAAGTCCACTAATTCTAAAAGCATCTAACCAAGGAAGGAATTACTGTAATCTTATGGATAAACAAAAAGTATTACAAAATGTAAAGTGAACAAGATTTGAAAATAGTTGATTGTGGCCACCCATTCAAGGCAGGTGGGTTTTTGAGCCCCACGTGTTTAGCTAAAATATTTGTTcccctgttttgcatgttattttggcattaatacgtgtcacatatcagtttgcaaacaatgtaaaaaaaattattggGTTAATAAAGCCgaatacaaacatggtctcttttttgctttcttgagtaaggcagatcagaaatgcaggtgtttcagcatAGCTTAGTGCTTTGtgtggtggaggggcagccagaaaaatacagagcgtaggagttggtaatcttctctagttgTGCCATGAtttgctcagtgttctgtcactcatggggacactacatcaccacaaaatctacagggagagctagaaagttcaagccccttgggtgctgccataaaTTTACATTAAAAGTGCCCAtgcaagaaggctcaaggtcattggccacagataaaatgacgtcaaatcacgttatatctaccgtagcgttgattggactgatcatacTTTAATAAAAATCAACATCATACTttaaaaatcttagctagcaagcagtcatcatcatgaattaagtcgacaatctactggcaaaccCTTTTCAattcttgtcatatgaagagaaattatagaaaaaacgtatcggtgctcatcagccattggacataaacattacacagaaagttggaaatcgcaaattcaacaatgagtggtttgaaaGGAATCCGTGGCTAACTGCAagtgttgcaaagcaatcactagccttctattcggtggagagggtgtgtggtccaagtctgggtttaagagTCTCTTTTCCAAACTttgaaagagatttgcgtcagttcaaatctggtatcaggacaaaatgtgattcagagttaccgaatatactttaagtattttaattaaactcatgcgataaatggtaaatgcaattttcgtatatacgggttcgctgtatcaccgcgCAGGGTAGAACAGGGAACTCTGGAATGTACTCAAATAGCAGTTCTTATACTATGACAGCTTTAGTTCCAACTCTTccgttggcctatcatagtagaggctgagcgcggtttaaactttgctcagcctatGCTGGCACTCGGACTTGTCCAAGTCCCATGGTGCTCTCCTCTGTCCgcatctggttgttgggtagattagatccgtcttgtgtctccgtcgattctacactcaaacagttcctaatatggtattgtccagtgctCTACCCTCCCTGGTGGCTTAGagatatgcacccctcccctctccagattgaccacagccTGTATAGCCTGTCCCTCTATGTTGATCAGTCTTTACACACCtacacatctgtattgtttgtgtgtgtgtgtaacaaaacaatattcatcttcaaacaatatggtagcgggctatagtgcataaacataaatcctaacaactTAAACGGATAAATATTCACACGCAACACAATAGGCCAGAAAAGGCTGAATACATtgtccatgctgtcaatccagaatgacttctgccgcgttcaaaacaactggaaactcggaactgggaaatctcagactttagtgagttcaaggcaactgggaactctgaaaaaatcACAAGcaccgactgggaaaatacattttgaacggtcatcaaactcggaattccaagtcgggagctccgacctgaagatcactgacgtcatgattcaaccttgtttttttctgagttcccagttgtcttgaaagcaccataaatccagagaatgccagacaaaatttgcccacaagaaggacccccgtgccaccttcctgttcaagtgagcacagcacaaaagtgagtccaaaaatgtattttatgctgCTGCAtcaatgatgtaatatgccagggagatatgtatactgtagctaagaaagtaatactaagtgtatgttgtgtagtaagctgttagtagcccatgtgcctcacactAATAacttggtccctttccccctcataacttagcctactgttctgacttggtggtgcacatgtagcgtatagcctgttttagacagatgtaatcatttaatattttaagagctttcattgtctgcttatacagtacgccccctttatttatcttatggttctgacttggtgtacagggagaatactgtaagaacggcccatgttctgaattctttggctctacatttcaaaagtgctgaacaaatagttatattcaTTACATCCAttttagctcgctcattaatctcttaatcgaaattacgattgcctcttatccgcttaatgttcccttatgccatagtttgtacatctcaattgtcagtagaaaccacatttgtttaaacaagtcagccatggtttttaaaaaggcagtaaattaggctgaattaactgtatcgctgccagacaaggcacAGCTgataaggattcactccatgtgCTGAAAGGAAGGCTCTGTGTTGtcttgtgttgtgtagtggctttactGGCATGCATcaaaaacattttgggggagtgttccccaccaagatttacatgctaaaatcgccactgagcCTACTGTCCAAACTCCAGCCACTTGCATTGCTGAGCCTGAGCATTATCATTGCAATTTCAGTCATGCAATATCAATACTATACCACATATCATCATGTTTACTTCTGGTGTAATGGTGATGGGTATTTACCATAGAGAATGATTGAGGCTTCTAGTGGCCAAAAGGTCGTATTAACACAGGCAGCGCcatagagctcgccagcttgtagtcctcaAAAACAGAAATGAGTTACCTCAGGTTCCTTGAGCCATTTCTATTGGGAAAATGAATGGGGAAAGGATAAGGTTTTGTAATAAATGCCGAAAATAAGGTTAACACAAGCTTTGAAGATCAGAGATCTTATACTTTTTGTTCTATAaaataatatcagtcagttaacatgacatTTATGAATTATGAATCCTTTCATGTGCTTTAAGTGCATTTTTGATTACACAAATGCttaaaaattcacaaaaagtgccgttagctgatgaagattacctcatagaacaaaacgtatcaAATCTCCTAAGCCTGtatttaccacagaccttatttttcgGAAATGTGTATTTTTGCTGTCTTATGTTATTTCCCAACACCCGGGGCTATGAAGCAGTTAATTAAAACAGAAAGAAAAACTGAaaactctctctgtcctctctgtggtTGTCCTCTCCTCATAATAGGACAGCAAACATTATCTGTGTGCATATGTTTGTTTGACTCTCACTGTCTGTTTTGATGTTGTgcaacatcctctctctctctgtctctctgactctctcaactgtgtctctctctcaactgtgtctctctctctcaactgtgTCTGCAGAGGTTTATCATAGTTTCTCAGAAAGGCTGATGCTCATTCTACTGCCTCTACATTTACAAAAGGAAGTGAGACATGCCTTGGGGGTATTGCTGTCGGTCACCGAGCCTTGCTTTTTATAGTTTGTGTGCAAAGAAAGCGCCTGGCTGAGTTTAATGGGAGTTCTGTCTTAAGCAGGAAAAAAGGGGCTCCTTCTTTTTGTATCAAAGATTTTGCAAGTGTTCTgtctaaagtgtgtgtgtgcatgtctgggtGGGTCAGGGTGTGTGCATGCATGGGCATGAGCGATTTTTGTTTGTGTGAGAAGAAAGAGCCCTTATAATTGAGTTGTGAAGCTACATTCCATCCAAAGTGCATTCCCAACAGCTCCTTTTTTCAGCTCTGCAGCTGCAACTGTAGCTCTGGAGCTGCAACTGTT includes the following:
- the LOC120048735 gene encoding glutamate-rich WD repeat-containing protein 1-like gives rise to the protein MEGGGSDEDEMEEEGKDGEQETQVYVPGKQPLQPGEELEMDRSAYRMYHECQTGCAPCLSLDVLRDANGDGREQYPLSMLLCAGTQADAALSNRLLLIRMHNLHGTTEKVKEGDESSDGESDEENDDDEDKKPQMELAMMPHYGGINRVRVTHRGDQSLAAVWSEKGQVEIFDLRSQMEAVHSSAAMSTFVKQQKEATPLFSFSGHMTEGFAIDWSPKVPGRLVSGDCKKNIHVWEPREGGTSWQIDQRPFSSHTKSVEDLQWSPTEATVFASCSVDQSIRVWDTRAPPNSMLCAKEAHSSDVNVISWNRTEPFLLSGGDDGLLKVWDLRQFQSGRPVANFKQHSAPVTSVEWNPVDSSVFAASGADDVVSQWDLSVESCDVGARADGVKDLPPQLLFLHQGQTEVKEIHWHPQISGVMVSTALSGFNVFRTISV